From the Helianthus annuus cultivar XRQ/B chromosome 17, HanXRQr2.0-SUNRISE, whole genome shotgun sequence genome, the window GGACAACGTAACGCCCTCTCGAACAGGCGTGGGCCCGATTAAGACAACGTAGTCTTGGTAATGAGTGATGGCAGGTCTGCGTCTTGTGGGTGTGAATTAACCGTCTGTTGTTAAGTTCACCTGTCAAAAAAATAGGTATATGTGTTGTTAAACAAGATACTTGAAGATAGTCTTGTTTATGGGGATGAAGACGAATTTCTTGGATCAATGGATATTAGTTTTAatagttttaattatttttaagtCTGTATCTTTGTTTCTGTTCAATAAGCCCAAGTCTTAGGGAGGTTAACGTTATGGAGTAGTGGGCAACCATGTCTCTAGAGTTTGTTGAGTCTTCCTTATTTGTTGTTGATTTCCTATTTCCTAGTGTTAGTTTGTTTCTGAACGTTGTAATGTTTTGGCTATTTAAAGCATTTAGTTGTTTAATGAATGCATTGAATTCAATAAATATTGTGATGCTTATACGCACTTGACACTTCATTAAAAaccaaataataaataatattcaGCATTTTAGGACATAAATTTTCTTTAAGATCCCTTTCGAAACACATTTTTCCATACAATAATGGAACATCATAGTACAACCTTGCATTAAAAATTGACTTTTCATAGGCAATAAATTTCTTTCCTTTGTATGTCCCTCCTTTCTGTTAACATATTGCATAGATAATGAGTTAATGCAAATGATTCTAGCTCAGCTGATTAATGCATTGGAAATGATGGTGAAGGATTCAGGTTCGATCCTTAGCCCCACCCGAGTTTTCTACTACAGTGCATTTACTCCAGAGGGTCGGCTCTTGTGGAGGATGCAACTCCTGTCAAGTTGCAGGAGACTGGAAATTTTCTCGGGGACAGCGTAACGCCCCTCTCGAACAGGCgtgggcccggttaagacaacatagtcctGGTAATGAGTGATGATAGGTCTGCGTCTTGCGGGTGTGAATTAACTGTCTGTTGTTAAGTTCACCTGTCAAAAAGAAAATAGATAATAAGTTAATGAGTTCTCATAAACCATGATGgcatacaaaaataaataatgttAGGCACACAAATGGTTATATTGTTGGTTATATGGTCTAGGAAAAGTAAAGTTAAATTGTTGGTTACATGGTCTTACATAAACTCACTAATAATTATTTGATTAGTCACATGTTATATAACACGTGTCCTAATAGAAACAAACCAATCTCTTATTTAAACCCACCCAAACCATTCTTTGCCAaataaagaagaaaagaaaaacaattTTCAACTTGTGAGAATGGATGATCTAATTGTTTccccatcttcatcttcttcgatTATCCCCTTTCCCACTTCAAACACCCTCCAGCAAAAGCTCCGAAACCTTCTTCAAAACCAGCCTCAACAATGGGCATACGCTGTTTTCTGGCAGACCTTCACCGACGACTCAATCGGCTGTGTCTCCTTGTCCTGGGGAGACGGCCATTTTCAAAACCACAAGGAACTACAAGAAGACCCCAAATGTAGGAAGTTTGCTCTCAAACATATCCAGTGTCATTTAGGACCAGACACCCATGACGATGTTGAATGGTTCTACATCATCTCCTTGACCCGGTCGTTTACTCCTGGAGACGGGTCTGTTCCGGGTACAGCTTTTGCTTCAAATAATATGATATGGTTAGGTTCGGCGGATCAGCTCCGGGGTTTTAAATGCGAAAGAGCTAATGAAGCTCAAATCCATGGGTTGGAGACGATGGTTTGCATTCCAACTTCAAGTGGTGTTGTGGAAATGGGTTCGTACCATGCCATGCAGGAGTCTTGGGACTTGGCTCATCAGGTTCAGATTCTTTTTGGTGGTGGTTCTACACAGTTAAACAACTATAAAGATGGTCACCGCAGTGTTGTTTCTTTTGCTGATATGATACTTATGGctgatgatgatgaggaggaggagGATGGTATGAACAATATAGAGTTTGATTCAACAACACCAGATGACCAGCTGTCAAACAATACAAGAATGATATGCACCAACACAAAGATTACAACGGTGACGACGGATACTAACGCTGAGACTGAGTCTGAGCATTCGGATTCCGATTGCCAGTTGGTTCTTTCCACAACGACCAAGCATAAGAAGAGACAACATAACAACAAGTTACCCAATGGTATgctattttcttaacatgttcaCACACACTAACTTACATTGTTTACAAATCATATTTCTACTCCTTCTTTAAACTCAACATTTTCACTAAAATGATGCTTCTTTTTCAAACATCATTTTTAGCATTAGGGTTAACAATTTAGGGGCCATTTGGCGACTTctaaatggttaagtgctgaaccagtaagaattctgaatcattaagtactgaaccagtaagaggcctGAACCATTAAAAggcagtataatgcttaactgttTAGAGGTaaatgtctaaccaattcagattagaggttttaaccatttagactcagtataatgcttaactattcagagacaaatgtctgaatcattcagacatttgcttatgaaacaaacagtctgaaccattaagtactgaaccagtaaaaggtctaaaccattaaaagACCTTTAATATTTAGGATCTATAGGTTGCATTTTAGAATTTAGCTTTAGGATTTATATATTTAGGtttaaggtttagctttagggttaaGATTTGTTGTTTATGATTAATTTGGATTTAAGATTTAAGGTTTATGGTTTCTAGGTAGTATCATGTTTCATCAAGAACAAACCAGAGAATAGGTATCATCTCACTTTTTTTGTCGAGTCCAATTGATTTAAATCCATCATCTTATTTCATTAACAACAAACCATGTTGTGAAGATAGCCGAATTTTGGGGTAACAATTAAAAAAGGGAGTTAATATTCACACACGCATCTTTTCTATCTCTCTCTATACATGCAtagatatatatagagagagagatagagtgaaAAATGATGTGTGAATAAGTTTTAGGGGTGTGAAAATAGTGGGAGCCTTTTAAAAAAACAAAGCGTATAAAGAGATGTGGTGAAGAAAGCTAAGAGCATTCTCAttcaatccatcaaattatacatacattccactaaaaaaaaactcctatatcaatatattttcactaaaaacaaatactttttcacTCTCATTtccaattaaataatattatcattacacttttgtctctccttcactcacaatcactttcaatatatattaaaaaaattatactgagtgaacagtgtccccccaaatatacagatgaacagtaacattttctctctcctccactcacaaccattttttataccctttataatataaaaactacccctcacatattttgatggTTTGGATAAGAATGCTCTAACAAAATCAATTTTGAGTTGTCaaaagtatttatttatttatttactgaagcAACATTTATCTaggtatatttatttatttatttacagaaGCTAACAAAATCAATTTTGACTTCTCAATTTCATATATACACCTACAAActtaataaatattatatatactcatacaaaattataaatatcatatatacccttaTAAAGTtgttaaaatatcatatatacctaatttattaaaaacaattaaataaatgACAATTTTACTCTTATTTTGCTAAAACTTTGAAATCCCATATACGACGTTTAACttcaaatattatatttacttatttttaaCATAATTTATTTAGCTTAAATATTATATATGGAGTATATATACTATGGTTtatgaataaaaataaaaaaataaaattggtaaaattaaatttaagttaaaaatgtattatataaaaatatgaagttaAGATGATGAGCATATATGAAAACTTGAAGTTAAAAAAATAAGGGAAAAATTAtcatttatttgatttttttaaataaattgggTATATTTGATATGTTAAATACTTTGTAAGAGCATATATgatattttttgtttttgttgggTATGTAGAAATTTTTTAACGTTTGTGagggtatatatgaaattaatccTCAAAAAATATCTTGAAATTCTGAAATTATTTTACTGAAAAATACTAGCTAGAGAAGGAGACACGTGACAATTCTCATATATTTTGCTATATTATATTTTAGGCAGATTGGATCTAAATAATCTCAAATTTCTCAATTTGgtcgataataatctcaactaagTTATATTCCGATAATAATCCGATCTGGTCCACTTTTGGTCGATAATATTCTgtgttaaaaatagcttaatagagttaagttttttttttccgaaatacaaaccgatgttttagggttttgattagAATGAGaatacgagttgattgatgtaaaatttaccacGAAATACTGCCTCAAACGACGAAAACAATGGTTCAAtacgggtgtttaaacttccaataaACAAAAATCAAGCCTTTTGGAGCATCGTTTCGATGTAAGTTTTACATAATTAAtcgactcgtatcatcgttctgatcaaaatcctaaaacatcggtttgtaatccGAAAAATAACTTAACTcagttaagctatttttaacggcggactatttttaTTACCATtctatatattatataattttatattattAACAACTACAATAAGTTAAAGTATGATAATTACATGCATATTATTATCACTATAAAAGGTTAAAATATCTAAAATATACAAATATCATAATTATATAAACTGTTAACCGGAATCTTCGCCTGCCCGTTCACCGAATCCTCGTCGGAAACTCACCGGATGTTACCTACTCATCCAACCAACATTAGTCGTCGGATTAAGGTTCAGGGACAGCCGATCTAACCAAATAACGAACATAGTAAAGGGCTTACCGGAAGTTGGTCGAAACCCTAACCGCTTGACCGTCGTCATTGTAAGAGCTGGCGCATCATCCGATCTAACATACCTCGTTGCTCTCTGTCACAAACCATGTTCGCCGCCACCAAAGACTACCAATCATACCGTCACAAACCCTAGAACCCCCGACCGTAAAGTTTGCTTTCAGCAACGATCGACAACATTACCGTCGGTCGGAACCGTAACTGATTCCTCCATCACTGCCGTGCCTCTCTCTAGCTTACTCTACCTCCGTCGCgcgctctctctctccctccgcACTGTCTCTCTATGTCTTCCTACCGCCAGAAGGGGAAATGGTGGATTTGTTTGTgtaaaaaaaaacccttaaataCCCCTCTCAACTATACTGTTCATTCCCCTCACTTACTatcatatattaattttaaaagaTAATTTCTTGTTCGTAACATACAAATACAAAGAATATCATAAAATATGTAtatatttcaaaagaaaaagtttATTTTCCAAGTAATAAATTATTAGAATAAGCATTACTAAACTAAGGTTAAAGAAAAaatataagaaaataaaaaaaattgtaaggATATTAGGTATATGGTTTGAGAACAGGTATATTATAGTTTCGGGTAACTGTTTCGGTTATCATCTAATCACATAGCTGTATCATACACACGAAATATTATTTTTTCAATCTCATTCTTGTCGGGCTTCGGATACACCGTACCCTAATATTTTAGGTTTCAGGTATGTCCATCAGGCTCGAATTTATTTTGCTATCCTAAAGGTGTTCTAAGTTTTTTTTTGGCTCATCATAATTATTCGcttgttaaattaaaaaatattacATGTATATACAATGTCATATAAGTTATACTTTTCTCTGAGTCTATGGAAAACTAACGTAACCAATTTGTGTATATTGGTACTCCCTGAGCCTATGGAAAACTAACGTGACCAATTTGTGTATATTGGTAGTCCTTGATCGCTAAGCCTATGAAAAACTAATGTGACCATTTTGTGTCTATTGGTAGTGAAAGGAAAAAAATCAGGCGGCGGGTTTCAACCAATGAACCACGTGGAGGCAGAACGACAGCGGCGCGAGAAGCTCAACCAACGATTCTATGCCCTCCGATCTGTTGTCCCAAATGTTTCTAGGATGGACAAGGCGTCTCTCCTATCAGACGCTGTTTCCTATATCAACAATCTTAAAGAAAAAGTCAGTTATCTTGAATCTCAATTACACGGTCACAACAACCACCAagggaaaacaaaaaaaataaaggtGGAAATGGTTGATTCAGTGGACAATCACCAACAAAACAGCAACACTTGTGATTTGCATCTATCTACTAAGTCAACATTAAGTGTTAACAAAAAAACAACAAGAAATAACACGAGGAAAAGTAATACCAATAACTTGAGGGAAGTGGAAGTGAAGATTGTTGGCAATATTACAATGATACGGGTACAATCGGGAAACACAGACATGCAGGCTGGGAAACTAATGGATGCTCTAAGAGAAATGAAAGCACAAATCCAGCATGCAAGCATGTCGTGTGTGAATGAGATGATGTTGCAAGATGTGGTGGCTAGGATCCCTGTTGCCATGGATGAAAATGAGCTAAAATCTGTGCTCATTTGGAAATTAGACCACTAATCACATATAAAGTAAATTAGAAGCGTGTGCTATGTTTGAATTGGAGTCGGAATAATGTTGTGTTATTATGATTATAGCACATATTTTGTGCAATAATTATGTTTGTGGCCATAAAGAAAACTCATATTGGTTAAGAAAACTAAGAAACCCAAACGAATGAACCTTATTCTATCACGTGTTAGACTTTTTTGCAGACTGTATTACGTGTAACAACTAGAGGCTATCACATGTTACGTGtaacaatttttgtaaattttcaccTTTTTCTGAAAAAGTAAAAGTTGTTACCTAACACGTGGCAGCCTCTGATTATTACACGTAACACAATCTGCAAAAAGCTGTAACACGTGGCA encodes:
- the LOC110925954 gene encoding transcription factor MYC1; this translates as MDDLIVSPSSSSSIIPFPTSNTLQQKLRNLLQNQPQQWAYAVFWQTFTDDSIGCVSLSWGDGHFQNHKELQEDPKCRKFALKHIQCHLGPDTHDDVEWFYIISLTRSFTPGDGSVPGTAFASNNMIWLGSADQLRGFKCERANEAQIHGLETMVCIPTSSGVVEMGSYHAMQESWDLAHQVQILFGGGSTQLNNYKDGHRSVVSFADMILMADDDEEEEDGMNNIEFDSTTPDDQLSNNTRMICTNTKITTVTTDTNAETESEHSDSDCQLVLSTTTKHKKRQHNNKLPNVKGKKSGGGFQPMNHVEAERQRREKLNQRFYALRSVVPNVSRMDKASLLSDAVSYINNLKEKVSYLESQLHGHNNHQGKTKKIKVEMVDSVDNHQQNSNTCDLHLSTKSTLSVNKKTTRNNTRKSNTNNLREVEVKIVGNITMIRVQSGNTDMQAGKLMDALREMKAQIQHASMSCVNEMMLQDVVARIPVAMDENELKSVLIWKLDH